CGGGCAGTTCTCCCTTGAGGAAGTCGCGGAAGGACATGCCAAGCGCGTCGATATACTGGCCGTCGCGGTAGACGAAGTACATCGGCACATCGAGCGCGTATTCGACCCAACGTTCGAACCCGAATCCCTCATCAAAAACAAAAGGCACCATGCCGGTCCGGTCAGCATCCAGATCGCGCCAAACGCGCGAGCGCCAGGATTTGTGGTTGTTCGGCTTGCCCTCAAGAAAGGGCGAATTGGCAAAGAGAGCGGTTGCGACGGGCTGCAGCGCGATGGCCACGCGCATTTTCTGCACCATGTCCGCCTCGGATCCGAAGTCGAGATTGACCTGAACGGTACAAGTCCGGCGCATCATCGTGCGACCCATAGTGCCGACTTTACCCATATAGGCATCCATCAGCTTGTAGCGGCCCTTGGGCATCAGCGGCATTTCTTCGTGCGACCAGATCGGAGCCGCCCCCAGACCGATAAAACCGACGCCGATTTCATCGGCGATATCCTTTACCTCGCGCAGGTGGGTGTTCACCTCGTCACAAGTTTCATGGATTGTCTCCAATGGGGCACCAGAAAGTTCCAGCGCACCACCGGGTTCCAGCGAAACATTGGCGCCATCTTTTTCAAGACCGATCAGGTGGCCACCTTCGCGCACCTCGGACCAGCCGTGACGGTCGCGCAACCCCTCAAGAACGGCCACTATTGACCGCGTGCCTTCAAACGGCAGCGGCTTCAGCGAGTCCTTGCAATAGCCGAATTTCTCATGCTCGGTGCCGATACGCCATTGGTCACGGGGCTTGCAGCCAGAGGCAAGATATTCCGCCAATTGTTCGTGCCGTTCGATCGGCCCACCGCCGGATTGAGGGATAGACATCTGGGGCTCTCCGTAAGGTTGATCCGTCCTGCGCTGCAAGTCGTGGTCGGTATTTCCGGCAGTGTCAATGCAGCCTGTGCACGGTTGGTCGTGTTGGTGCGCGCTCCCAGATCACGACCTGGTGACCACCGGATTTGCGCAATTCTGCCAGCATCCGCTCCATACGCAACCCCGGCAGGGTCGCAAAGGCGTCAAAGAGCGCATCGGTGTTGGTCGCATTGACGGGGATCGCCAAGGCGGACTGCCCCGGTTGATCCAATAGCCAATGAGGTGGTTTCGCAGCGTGATCCAGTGTCAGGCGCTCCAATTCGGAGAGCGCGACAGCGCCGCCAGTGAGGGGGCCGAAATAGGCGATCTGCCCTTCGTCCACTTGAACCACGCCGGGGCCGCCGCCGCCCAGACGGAACCGCATCCGCTGCATGCCGATAACTGCGATGACAACACCCAGCCCTAGCAGCGCCCAGCCCAGCAGCGCCTGAGCCCCGTAGCTGCCAAGCGCCCAGAACAGGCCAAGCGCACCGAGAGCAGCCGCCGCGATCATCTCGCGCCAGCGCCAGAGGGCCGCGCGGGCTTCTGGTCGAATAAAGGTCATGAAGCAGGCTCCCCCTCAGCCATCGAAGGCAGCGGCGCGTGATCAAAAAGGATGAGCGAATAGCCGCCAATGGATTGAAATCCGATGGCCCGATAAGCACGCACAGCGGCCTCTCCTGCAGCAAAGAGAACCGCCTGTTCCACACCCGCCGCGCGGGCTTCCTTAAGGTGCAGTGCCAGAGCGCAGCGGGCGTAGCCGTGGCCGCGTTGTTCCGGCGGTGTATAGACCCCGCCGATCTGCACCACCTCGGGCAGTTGCGCGTTGAACCCTGTCATTGCGACCCAACGGTCTGCGATATTCAGCACGCGGTGACTGTCGCGCAGCAGGTAGCTGTCGATATCTTGTGATGCGACAGCTACCGCCTCAGACGCGGGGGTGCCGAGAATTTCCTGGTGATAGGCCGCGCGCCATTGCACGAGCATTGGTCGGGGCGCAGCCGACAGGGGATGCAGAACGGCGCCAGACAACTGCGGGCGATCCAGACTGCCCAGATCCAGTTCCGTCAGCGATAACGCCAGTCCCGGTTCATCGCGATCAAGTCGCTTGGGGTGCTGGTCAAGCCCGGTGGCCGCAAGATAGCGCCGCACCTGCGCCGTTTCGCCCAGGACGCCGACCTGCGGTTGTGGCGTCCCCGTCGACAGCTGCAAATCGACCAGTTGTTGTAGTTCATGCCAATCCGTGGCGCTAGCCTCCGCCGCCTGCAACAATAAGGTGCCATCGTTGGTCAGACCGGCGACGCCACCGTCACCACTGCCGCGCACCCATACACGCATCGCCTTGGCTGCGGCACTGTGCAAGCCGTGGTCCCGCAAATTGATCAGCAGAAACATGGAGCTGGCGACATTGCGACGCAGCAGATCATGGATCGCGGCGAGATCGCGATCCTGTGCCGGGCGCCAGCTCATCCCCAATCTCCATAGCGTTGCTGCCACACAGTCAATGCGGCCACCGCTGCGGTATCAGCGCGCAGGATGCGGGGGCCAAGACTCACCACATGGGACTGCGGCAACGCGTGCAGTCGCTTGCGCTCGGCCTCGGAAAACCCGCCCTCGGGTCCGATCACAATGGCCCAGGGTGCCTGTGCCGCTGTCTCGCTGGCCAGTGCCAATGCACTGCCGACCTCTGCTTCGTCACAAAACATCAGCTGGCGTTCTTCAGGCCAGTGGTCCAGCAGCCGCGAGAGTTTTTGCAGATCTGCCACCTCCGGCACATAGGTGCCACCACATTGCTCGGCGGCCTCAACCGCGTGGGCCTGAAGCCGGTCCTGGCGAATGCGGTCAGAATTTGTGAACTCG
The nucleotide sequence above comes from Phaeobacter inhibens DSM 16374. Encoded proteins:
- a CDS encoding glutamate--cysteine ligase, yielding MSIPQSGGGPIERHEQLAEYLASGCKPRDQWRIGTEHEKFGYCKDSLKPLPFEGTRSIVAVLEGLRDRHGWSEVREGGHLIGLEKDGANVSLEPGGALELSGAPLETIHETCDEVNTHLREVKDIADEIGVGFIGLGAAPIWSHEEMPLMPKGRYKLMDAYMGKVGTMGRTMMRRTCTVQVNLDFGSEADMVQKMRVAIALQPVATALFANSPFLEGKPNNHKSWRSRVWRDLDADRTGMVPFVFDEGFGFERWVEYALDVPMYFVYRDGQYIDALGMSFRDFLKGELPALPGQTPTLSDWADHLTTAFPEARIKKYMEMRGADGGPWRRLCALPAFWVGMMYDQSSLDAAWDLAKGWDAETREALRVAASEQGLQAQVGNIKMHDLAREVVAISEAGLKSRARAGAGGLVPDETHFLNALKDSIETGKVPADELLDRYHGDWNGDLSRIYSEYSY
- a CDS encoding GNAT family N-acetyltransferase, which gives rise to MSWRPAQDRDLAAIHDLLRRNVASSMFLLINLRDHGLHSAAAKAMRVWVRGSGDGGVAGLTNDGTLLLQAAEASATDWHELQQLVDLQLSTGTPQPQVGVLGETAQVRRYLAATGLDQHPKRLDRDEPGLALSLTELDLGSLDRPQLSGAVLHPLSAAPRPMLVQWRAAYHQEILGTPASEAVAVASQDIDSYLLRDSHRVLNIADRWVAMTGFNAQLPEVVQIGGVYTPPEQRGHGYARCALALHLKEARAAGVEQAVLFAAGEAAVRAYRAIGFQSIGGYSLILFDHAPLPSMAEGEPAS
- a CDS encoding 16S rRNA (uracil(1498)-N(3))-methyltransferase, with translation MSAKIRLYVEHPLGAGQSVPLDRDQAHYLFGVMRQTVGAQLLLFNGEDGEWRAEVAEASKRSGVLICQEQTRPLVLPPDLWLLFAPIKKARTDFIVEKAAEMGAARILPVQTEFTNSDRIRQDRLQAHAVEAAEQCGGTYVPEVADLQKLSRLLDHWPEERQLMFCDEAEVGSALALASETAAQAPWAIVIGPEGGFSEAERKRLHALPQSHVVSLGPRILRADTAAVAALTVWQQRYGDWG